The window CACACAACACACAAGCGTAAGGTCAGCTCTGTTCCCTAAGGGACACACTGTGTCTGGTGTCTTCAGTATGGAGGGCAGGGAGGGTGTTCCCTCAGAGCATCAGACAACAATGGCTACTGATAACTCCCCAAGACTAAGGGAGAAAATAGTACCTACATCATTCAAGATTCTAAGTAAACCTGGGAAAACCTACTTCTCTTGTGTCTTCATGGATGccttataaaaatctaagtaaaGGCCATTGAAATTCTCTGAGATCTTTAAAAACTAATACCTCAAGTGCATACCCTTAAAAGACAGAACTCTGTAAAGATGTTTGGATGTGATCGGTCGGCTCCATTGAGGGGTACAAAAGGCAACCAGACCAGGAATAGAATATACACTTTAGAACAAGCCACAAAAATGATGCCAGATCACACGTCAGCAGTGATCAACCCACATCTCACATCATCTCACGGATGCCACAGGAAAAACCAATCGTCGTGTGTATTTCTTctccccatatttccttctgtgtgtgtgtgtgtgtgtgtgtgtgtgtgtgtatgtgtgtgtgtatgtgtgtgtatgtgtgtgtgtatgtgtgtgtatgtgtgtgtgtgtgtatgtgtgtgtgtgtgtgtgtgtgtgtgtgtgtgtgtgtgcgtgtgtgtgtgtacatactccAGGGCCCATTGGCTTAGTCTTCTTGAGGGACAATTACCTATTTTTAAGGACTGCCATATCAACTAACTTATATTGTACTTATTTCTGGTTTTCTCCACAAAAGGGGTTTTGTGAATAAGGCTAACCTAAATATTCCCTCATTCCTCCCTACTATTCAAACCCACAActcaaaaataacaacagcagaTACTAGATAACAGAGAATCCAAAAAGggttggttatttttttctttttgtatttttcaagTTCTCTAATTTATTACACACTAAAAATCTCTTTCAAACTGGCACCAACATGGCTTTTCTTCTTGAGCTGATTAGGGCCACATGAGCTCAGGAAAAGCTGTCAGATCCTGCCTTGGGCACAGCTGGAGTGATCCAAATGATTTGCCAGTATGACTCTTTTTTTCAAGAAATAAGCTTCATCCCAAAGTTATAAATTTATAGTCTGTGAGAAGTTATGAGCAAAAAGTATTCCTGATTCAGTATGAAAGGAGGCATCCTGCGAACTTCTTTTATGTGAACTTGAAAACAAAAGTGAACTTGGGTAGCGTTTTGGTCAACGCTTCGTTCCCTCCTGGAACTACCATCTTGTCTTCTCTGTGGATTCCAACAGTGTACAGAGGTCTCGTTCAGAAAACACCAACCCACAAGTCATCGATAAAGACCAGGTGAAGAGGGTGACCCTGACAAGTGCTGTTAAAGATCAGTCCAGGGAACAATTCGACCCAAAGACTGCTTGTCTTAGCTGTGCACCACGAGCTCTGAAACCCGTGCTATTCACCATTGACCCAAGAACGGCCTCAGCACTCCTGACTCCAAGAGAAGAAATCCTTGCTGTTCACTCCCCACCCCAGGCCTGTTCTTCACATCAGAACTCACCTGCCTGCCTCTTTGTCCTTCAGGGATGTCTTCTGGGCTAGGCATCCCTGAACCTGGATTTAATGAAAGACTGAGTTAATGTATTCATGGACTCTAATAAATTTGTATTTATCTTCTCAGCAAATGCCCTATAAGGAGACCAAGCCATCCTCCCTCGTCATCTAAGGATGGCATTACGTCTGCTTTTTGTATTAGAAACGGTGTTTAGGTCCTTATCTGAACATTGCCAGGGAGGTTGGTGTTTTAAGTAAGAAGAAGTGTGGCGGGTGGGGTGATCTTTCTGCTGATGCTTTGAATTCTAACTGGGTCTTATGTGTCTCTTCAGCTTAACCCTTTCAGTCCTCTATATTCTGGAGTTggtgttttctgttgtttgttgcACATTCTGGGTTCCATCCTGGTCCAGAATCCCCACCCAAGCAACGCCAGCCTACCCTGCCAGTTCAATTTTTTCATATgattctacaaaaaaaaaaaaagttttttttttagtctttctgtctttgttaaaaatactaaaaCCATTAGGAATTATCCTTTATGCTAGTTACAAAGCACCTAGAATTATATCGCCAACCAGACTGGAGTGTAGCGATTTCCTCTGCACAGACTCCCACAAGCCACTGTCCTCAGGTAATAGTCACGCAGGCTGAGAAGCTCTGAATAAAAGCACTCCATGTTGCATGCCACAGTGGTTTAAACAGGGAAGCCGTGTGGTACGCCTGGCACTTCACTGCTTTCTGCCTCAGCTAGGAGTTATGTAGCCTGGGAAGCCGTGCATACAGGATGGCAGAACTTCCTGTTGCCAACAAAAGGAGCAAGGGAATGCAGGACGCTACCTGTGGAGGCCCACCACCCGGGGAAGGGGACAGCCCCCAGCCTTCCAATGCTCTGCATTATGTGGTGGTTTCAGAACAAAACTCGCCCCCTGTGTGAAGCATTCACCAAAGCTTTTTCAAGCAACAGTGAAGACATAATTATTAAATTTTACAACCATCCATTTAGCATACTGTGAGAAAAGGGGTGtgggagaaaagcaggaaagTCTGTCGGCTTTAGATGCAGAAGGGGCTTGATCTGTGATCACTTTCAGAGGAAGAAGAGTTGCAACAGCCTGGAATGTTGCTCTTTTCCAAAGTGACTCCCTGTCTCCATccacaccccccccaaaaaaatcaaaatgtactTCATGAAACTATTGTATATGAAGCACTTATTAGCCGTAATTAAATGGACAATATGAATTTACTACGTCTTTAGGACTCTGGCTTGTTCTGGTTTAGAGCAAGATGATTAATGCAAATACATATTACTTGAGATAACCATTTAGCAGCTAATTTAGCCAAATTTATTACAGCAGTTAGAGGTTTTTCATTTTAGCAGACGGAGACAAGGACATGCCAAAAGTGGGTCATGTAGACAAGTGCGCACTGCCCTCTAGTGGCCGGCAGGCTGGTGAGCTCTTGGGGGGGCACGAGCGGTGGTCTCCAAGTCCTGAAGCAGAACCTTTTCTGCCTACTCTCAAACCACTCCCATCCACAGCACTTTATTTAGGGGATGATTTACTACGGTGTCCCTTTTTACTAGCTCAGGAGAACCCAGATACAAATCAAATCTATTTCAACTTGGCAAGATTCTGGTTAGACTATCGTTTTTTTAACATCTGCATTTTAAAGCTCTCTTACAGTGGGTATTTAAAAGCACCGGTTCACATTACTGATTGTTTTTACTTGTCCCTTCATTTTGTGCCGTATTTCAGCACTGTCACTCTGTCCCACTCAAGTCGAGTCAGTGCTGTACCTCTCTTAGGCCAGTGTTTCTCTCTGACTCAACCCGGGGACATATTTTGTTCCAACCTTCAGCTGTCTCGCCACAATTTACCCTGGCTGACCAATGTAAATTTACTTCATCCGAGGACTATAAATTCTGTAAGACAAGATCAAAAGGAACAGATGGCTAAGGACACGGGTTGATACTGCTCAGGCTGAGGGGACATGAACAAAGATGGAGGGGGTAAGGCATCTTCAGAACCGTTCAGAGATCCAGAATCTCAAGGAGGGCAACTGGGAGCTACGCATAAATCAGACAGAGATTTGCCTTTCTTACCATCTGATGTTAAACCCACTGACAATATCCACACCACATTAGGTGTGCTCTGAGCCAAAAAGATTAGTAgtcctttcattcttcctttcccaCCACGGCTGCCCAGAAGGGAATACAGTCTCACTACAATGCCAGTAACCCTCGAAGGGCAGCCGCTGCTCCAATGATATGTTGATTTCATTTGTGCTAATGGCATCTTAAGTCAGGCAAACACTGGGCTCCCTTAGCTTTGGTCTCAGGTTGGGTGGAAATGAAAACCGCTCTACCCCGGTCTTAATATGAcgccttctgttttgttttatctccCTTTACCCTACCCCAGTGCTGAATAAGGGTCAGTGTGTGACCAAGTACTATCGCTGGATGCAGAAGAATGGAGGTTACATCTGGATACAGTCTAGCGCCACCATAGCCATTAATGCGAAGAACGCGAATGAGAAGAACATCATCTGGGTGAATTATCTTCTCAGGTACCTTTTCTGTTACATCTCTCCCTCGGTTACAAACTGCATGCACTGTGGTAATAGCAGACAGGTCGTGAGTACTGTCTGCTGACAGAAGCATGGACAGGCAGGCTGCTCTTCTTCCTGCAAGATTCAAAGAACTGGGAGAAGATCAAAGCCCACTAAATCTTGGGTTGTCAGTCTTTGGGCAGCCCTGTTCCCAGAGCTGGTCTCCTTCCCTGGGACAAGTTCCACCCAAAGACCTTTGCCTGAAGCTGTTGCAGCCTAGAAAGCATCTCGTTATGCCCCTGCCTTTGCCTTTGCACTCCAGTCCCTGGGAAAGCAAACAGAGCCAGAGGGGAATAGCTGCAGCGGCCCTTTGCCATCGTTTTGATCCCCTCAACCTTCTGCACAGGGTTTGTTCTCTGGGAACTCAAATTTTGGTGCTCAAGACAAACCACTTTGCCAGGGCACTGATAATCTCAgtgtaattaaaataataataacggTAACCCCTTTGCCTGTtgctctgggttttttttttttttttgtcaagtttTATGTTCTTAAAATTTGTATCCACAGCAGGCAAATTTaactgcctcctaaatgctggtaCGAGGCACCTTTTGTTTCCCTTTCCCTATGTCTGTTCTGCTTTGAGATTCCAACAAGTCTGGATGGCTTGGGTTCGAGGGCGAGCCATCAGGAAAGTTCTCCATGGGTCTTGGCATAGAGCTATCACAGCACTTGGCATGGCTACTGTGATTTTACTCTTTGGCCTCTATTGTCCTAAAGGCACCAAGCAGGATCCACGTGTGCTCTGAATAGAAAACCTTCCAGTAGTGCTAATGAATGGAAGTTGGTGCCCTTTGGCTGATAATTTCGACAAAGGCTACCTGAGTCCCATTTTTCTTAGAGACAGCCAAATGCAGCTGAGATGTTAACAAGCGAGGCTCATCAGCACACTGGCCCTTCAGTGTTTCCTCACTTTGGTGATGACTTGAAGGCATGAATGTGTTTGCTTTCTACACCATATCAATCAGACGCTAATGATTATTGCTCTAGAGAGGACCTTAATGGATGCCACTTACAAGAGTTTTCATCTATCtactttcttgtttccttttccgACCTCTTCTGCTCTATATCATTTCTCTCTAAAGGTAAAGGAGTGTGTGTTTAATGTGGCTTTCCCCAAGGGCTGGTTTTTATGAGGGCCATCCCCCTTAGTTGTGACCTTTTCATGGAAGCTCTGACATCAAGGAATCTGTTTAAGTCCTTCTACACAACACTCACTACTGCTACTATAGGAAGCTATAAAAAGCCCCTGTGACAAACAGAAACTAGAACAACATACAAGACACAGATGCTCTTTTGCTGggcaaaagtggtggtctcactCAGAAGAATTAAATGGCGGTGAGCATTCACTATAGGTTACCGGGCTTGTCTGCTATGCTGGTACACTATAGGACTCTGAAGGCATCTATGTTTGATATGCACATTCTGTGGGACTTCCTTACTGGTTATTGTGTTTGagaaatacacaatggtattgAGAAATACACActggtatttatttattgattgattgattgattgattgattggttacAGTGTACTTTAGACGACCTCATGACTTCCACTCTGCCTGTGATGGCAGGAGTAGCAAAGAATAGGAGAAGAGTTAGGATCAACACCATTAATCTAGCCCTTGATTTGAAAAGTAACAACCCACAATCATTTGGTAATTCTAGCTCATCAACTTCTGTGTGGATAGAAAGAAAACCGTCTGGGCATCAAAAGCCAGCCTTTGGGCTTCCATGCCTTGGTCTCTGTGTGGTAGATCTTTCAGAGACTTGACCTGAAAACCTACCCTGAGATCAATAATGACAGTGAATTGGAGACACATGATCTTTGAGCCCCCATGGCACCATGACTACAGGAAACGGATGCCCATGGCCTGAGGCACAAGCAAGTTCACAAGCCAGTCCCACCTAGGTGCCATTCTGCAGGCTGCAAATCTAGTGAGAAAATCATTCCTCGGCACAAGAAAAACTCCTAAATTGGCTTTTCTTTCCCACCTTCTTAGCCAAAAAGGATTATTCTTACTCAAGCAATACCTCACTTCTGAGCCCACTCCTAGATCATCTTCCACTGTTCGGGAAGTTCTGCCCTCCGTCTTCATCCCATTCATTCCCTGGCAGCACTTAGTACAAATCCTAACCTCAGAGTACTCAGAGACTCAAAGTGCCAAGCCTGCCTTCCTACCATTAGTCTCATCTGATTATCTAGAGAAAGCTGTTGTCGCTGAAGCTAATTCACACTCAGGAGTGAATGCCTGATAATCCATCTTCGTGAATTAACCCTCCTAGGGACGTTGGCAATCTTAGACTAGAGACTGAAACAGGGACTTCTTAATATGGGGATTCAGTAGCAAATGAGTCCCTAATCACGTGCTACTGCTGCCTTGGCCGGCCACATACAAGACACAAGAGGCATTTCCCATTTGGAGGCAAGATGCTTTTCTCCTGCCTTGAGGTTACAGAAGCCTCTACTGATCATAAATCTAGCAGACTGGGACAGGCTTTTCCAGAAGATGGCTAGCTCAAACTGACCAAGCATCTCATTTCCGGAAAAGGCTCGGTTTCTAGATTTAAAAGAGAACAAACGTTAAGCGCATTTGTGTACATGGGGTTAGATCCATTCTGTTAGGGGCCCCCTCTCTCACACTGGGCCTCTCCCACTGCAATCAGAGTCCTGGCTAacaagccacaggtgtgcaccacatgAGCAGCCGAAACTGTGATTGTAATGGGCGTGCTGACAGTTCAGGAGCCGCGCATCCCAAGATGCACCTGGGCATCTGACAGATCGTTAGGCACTCAGCGCCTGctgccaccacctccaccacccccaTAGCTTTGGAGCAATTTGAACAGCTGAGAAGTTGCATGAAGGGGCCAAAGCAAGGGTGCTGAGGCAATGAACTCATTAGGAGCACAAGAGAAGTTAGGACACACCAGGTGGTGTGGGAATGAATTGCTGAGCTTCCCTCTCATTGGCCCAGCCCCCAGGTGTTATGCCAGGAGGAGCGTCAAGCAGCACGGTCCTCTGGCCCCCAGTGGTACCTGATTATTTAAAAGCTTCTTAGTGGCTTTCATGCAGCATTTGGGTATTCAATCATTGTGGTAGGGTGCACCTGTACCCTGGCACGCACAATCCAGGCTTCTGTGAAAAGTCCTGTGAGTAGCTGAGAAAGGATTTCCGGATTAGTCCTCGCCACTTCCTCAACCCCAGAAGTTTAGGGGGAGGAAGTTCAGATGGTAACGAACGCCCCGCCCCTCGGTCCTGATAATGAATGCCTTTCTTCCCACAGCAATCCAGAGTACAAGGACACACCCATGGACATTGCGCAACTCCCACATTTGCCAGAGAAAGCTTCAGAATCCTCAGAGACATCCGACTCAGAGTCAGACTCTAAAGACACCTCAGGTATTACAGGTACTACTTCTCCATGCTCTATAGCTAAGTCTAAACACGAGGGGTGGGTAGCAGTCCACGGGCCACACTCACAGGCCTAGCAACAGGCCAAATCCTATAACAAGATCTAtcctcaaaacacacacaaacacaatctcCATATTATGTGAATATATGTTGTGGCACATATGCATGATAATTTACATAAACACAATATGCATAATTTacataaacacacaggaaaaagTAATGGTTTAATGTTAGCCCTCCGTCCTTACGGAAGGAATGGCACACTATTCCTattctattactattattactcaTGCTCCACAGCTAGAAGCAAGTACCAGGAAGAGCTCTGCCAGTCCCACAGATGAATGACTTCTATCAAGGTTCAGACCCCACCAAGCTGGAAAGAGCCTCTAAATAGGATATAAGTCCACAGGCTAGTGGCTTTTGTGACTTGTTCACTACTCCATGCTATCCATAAGCAAAGGGCAGAAGTTATTCTAGAACCTCTGCCCCAGTAAACAACTTTTAAAGTGATACAATACTAATACAGTAAAAGAGTTGCTCGCCAGCTAGCCCATTAGGTTTTATTTCTGGAACTGTCTATTCTTTCTCATTTCCTGTTACCTAGGGAGTAAATGCCCATCAGCCGCCTGCCCTCAGGGCCCCTGAATTCCGGGGCGTGAACACCAAACACAGCTTGGAGTGCGGGGGCACACTTCATGGTGGAGCTTGTTTCCTAGTCCCAAAATGTGAAGTTTTGTCGTCGTCGTTGCCACCGCCCCCCCCCACGCGCTCCAACCCCTGCCAAAGTTCTAGAATAGTCCCTGCCTTTATATAGTAGTCAACAAAATCCCTGAATATTGTGAGCTTACAGTTGAAGAAAGAGACAGACGCAGATAAAAACAGTGAATCAAAAAACCACAGATATAGTGTGACCTAACAGTCACAAGATACTTCACCATGTTCTTGCCTTTTATGGCCCTAAAACTATATTCCAGGTTAATATGACTCCCTGGGTATATCTGCAGGACTTCCTACCCTTGACTGTGCTAAGAATCACCTGTTCACAGGCCATATCTGATCTGGCAGGTCAGGGCAGAACCTGGAGCGTCTGCATTGGTACCAAATGTGGGGCTTTGTTTGTGGAAGACCTACCGGAAGGGGTGGGTGCTTCTGTGCTATGACCCGCCCCTTTGGCTAAACTGCAGCCAAGCCTGAGCTATTTGCCATGCTGTGCCAGGTCCTAAGTTCTGCCTGCTAACTAACGGgtgtcttctctcttccctctcgcCTCCTGCCACCCGCGGGCCTCATGCAGAGGACAACGAGAACTCCAAGTCCGACGAGAAGGGCAATCAGTCCGAAAACAGCGAAGATCCAGAGCCTGACCGCAAGAAGTCAGGCAGCGCGTGCGACAACGACATGAACTGCAACGACGACGGTCACAGCTCCAGCAACCCGGACAGCCGTGACAGCGACGACAGCTTCGAGCACTCGGACTTTGAACACCCCAAGGCGGCCGAGGACGGCTTCGGCGCGCTGGGCTCCATGCAGATCAAAGTGGAGCGCTACGTGGAGAGCGAGGCAGATCTGCGGCTGCAGCCCTGCGAGTCCCTCACGTCGGACAGCGCCAAGGACTCAGACAGCGCGACAGAGGCGGGCGCGCAGGCGTCCAGCAAGCACCAGAAGCGCAAGCGGCGGCGGAAACGGCAGAAGGGCGGCAGCACCAGTCGCCGGCGCCTGTCCAGCGCGTCCAGCCCAGGCCTGGACGCCGGTCTTGTGGAGCCTCCGCGGCTGCTGTCTTCGCCGCACAGCGCTTCGGTGCTCAAGATCAAGACAGAGATCGCCGAACCCATCAACTTCGACAACGACAGCAGCATCTGGAACTACCCACCCAACCGGGAGATCTCCAGGAACGAGTCCCCATACAGCATGACCAAGCCCCCCACCTCCGAGCACTTCCCATCCCCCCAGGGCCAGGGAGGCAGCAGCGGAGGCGGGGGAGCGCTACACGTGACCATCCCCGACTCGGTCCTCACCCCACCGGGCGCTGATGGCACTGCTGGCCGCAAGACTCAGTTCAGCGGAACAGCCCCGGTGGCCTCTGATCCACTGTCGCCCCCGCTCTCGGCGTCCCCGCGGGACAAGCACCCTGGAGGCGGGGCGGGGAGTGGTGGGAGTGGCCCTGGTACGTCCAACTCCTTGCTGTACACTGGGGACCTGGAGGCTCTGCAGAGGTTGCAAGCGGGCAATGTCGTGCTTCCGCTGGTACACCGGGTGACCGGGACCCTGGCGGCCACCAGCACAGCCGCACAGAGGGTCTACACCACAGGCACCATCCGCTACGCACCGGCTGAGGTGACCCTGGCCATGCAGGGCAACCTGCTACCCAATGCGCATGCTGTTAACTTCGTGGACGTTAACAGCCCAGGCTTCGGCCTCGACCCCAAGACGCCCATGGAGATGCTCTACCACCACGTGCACCGACTCAACATGTCAGGACCATTTGGCAGCGCCGTGAGCGCGGCCAGCCTCACACAGATGCCAGGTGGCAACGTGTTCACCACGGCTGAGGGACTCTTCTCCACGCTGCCCTTCCCGGTCTACAGCAACGGAATCCACGCGGCACAGACTCTGGAGCGCAAGGAGGACTGAGCGGGCCCCACTCAGGAGGCATCGTCGTTTTCGTTTAGACCTTTCATTCTAGCACTTTGAATTTGAGCTGGCCAGCGTCTTCTCGCAACACGGTGGCCCCATtccacccccctctttctttcAGTGGACTTATTCTTTCTTGTAAAGACGTTTATTTTTTGCCTTCAGAGGGTCAGATGACCGGTTGCCTGCCATTTTGTCTTCTAAGATGTGTGTTGGGTTGTTTGGCTTTCCTTTGCATCTTTATTAAGATGTCTTTAATGTGTATATGCCTCTGCCATAGAATACTCAGTCTTGTGGTCAAGAGATTTCTCAAGTGACAACCATTGGGTTTTTCTTCCTAAAGATCTTGATATGATCAAGATGGAAAGACAAGCATAAATGATTGTGCCCTGTTTGACTAAGTCAAATGAAATGGGGtgggtggtttttttgttttcctgttcctAATTCCTTTGAAAATAGGGAAAtagtattttagaattttatgcagaatttaattctttttatgattaagattttaagatttttcttacttgcacataaaataatttggGTTCTTAAACTTAATTTCTGGCCTGtgactagaattttttttttaaaaaaaaaaaacaaagttggaCTAAGTGTTAATTACTGAAACATTAACTTAATTTCTAAAACCATGGTGCTATCATTTATTAATCTATAATGTCTTCATACAAAATACAGCTCCCGGGCTGgattttggaaaagaaaatgtgttctgTCCTGGTCTGGAGTCCCGTTGCTACAGTCAGTCTCCTTGGTTAGTTAAGACAGAGCCCTCATTAACATTTGCTGCAGAACTTAAAAAGTTGTTTTACCTCCCAACTAACAAACATAGCCTCACTTTCAATTTTATGGGTCAGTAAAGCCCTGTTCAAAGGGGGCTTTCGGACAACTCAGACTGATCTGAGGAACAGTTGAAGTACATACTGCCattttt is drawn from Rattus norvegicus strain BN/NHsdMcwi chromosome 6, GRCr8, whole genome shotgun sequence and contains these coding sequences:
- the Npas3 gene encoding neuronal PAS domain-containing protein 3 isoform X11 is translated as MIRIFPDFSVQVTAAAAGGAAAGVPAGAGMGRAGAAANGTPQNVQGITSYQQRLQALRKEKSRDAARSRRGKENFEFYELAKLLPLPAAITSQLDKASIIRLTISYLKMRDFANQGDPPWNLRMEGPPPNTSVKGAQRRRSPSALAIEVFEAHLGSHILQSLDGFVFALNQEGKFLYISETVSIYLGLSQVELTGSSVFDYVHPGDHVEMAEQLGMKLPPGRGLLSQGTTEDAASSASSSSQSETPEPVETTSPGLLTTDNTLERSFFIRMKSTLTKRGVHIKSSGYKVIHITGRLRLRVSLSHGRTVPSQIMGLVVVAHALPPPTINEVRIDCHMFVTRVNMDLNIIYCENRITDYMDLTPVDIVGKRCYHFIHAEDVEGIRHSHLDLLNKGQCVTKYYRWMQKNGGYIWIQSSATIAINAKNANEKNIIWVNYLLSNPEYKDTPMDIAQLPHLPEKASESSETSDSESDSKDTSGITEDNENSKSDEKGNQSENSEDPEPDRKKSGSACDNDMNCNDDGHSSSNPDSRDSDDSFEHSDFEHPKAAEDGFGALGSMQIKVERYVESEADLRLQPCESLTSDSAKDSDSATEAGAQASSKHQKRKRRRKRQKGGSTSRRRLSSASSPGLDAGLVEPPRLLSSPHSASVLKIKTEIAEPINFDNDSSIWNYPPNREISRNESPYSMTKPPTSEHFPSPQGQGGSSGGGGALHVTIPDSVLTPPGADGTAGRKTQFSGTAPVASDPLSPPLSASPRDKHPGGGAGSGGSGPGTSNSLLYTGDLEALQRLQAGNVVLPLVHRVTGTLAATSTAAQRVYTTGTIRYAPAEVTLAMQGNLLPNAHAVNFVDVNSPGFGLDPKTPMEMLYHHVHRLNMSGPFGSAVSAASLTQMPGGNVFTTAEGLFSTLPFPVYSNGIHAAQTLERKED
- the Npas3 gene encoding neuronal PAS domain-containing protein 3 isoform X7 — encoded protein: MIRIFPDFSVQVTAAAAGGAAAGVPAGAGMGRAGAAANGTPQNVQGITSYQQRITAQHPLPNQSECRKIYRYDGIYCESTYQNLQALRKEKSRDAARSRRGKENFEFYELAKLLPLPAAITSQLDKASIIRLTISYLKMRDFANQGDPPWNLRMEGPPPNTSVKVIGAQRRRSPSALAIEVFEAHLGSHILQSLDGFVFALNQEGKFLYISETVSIYLGLSQVELTGSSVFDYVHPGDHVEMAEQLGMKLPPGRGLLSQGTTEDAASSASSSSQSETPEPVETTSPGLLTTDNTLERSFFIRMKSTLTKRGVHIKSSGYKVIHITGRLRLRVSLSHGRTVPSQIMGLVVVAHALPPPTINEVRIDCHMFVTRVNMDLNIIYCENRITDYMDLTPVDIVGKRCYHFIHAEDVEGIRHSHLDLLNKGQCVTKYYRWMQKNGGYIWIQSSATIAINAKNANEKNIIWVNYLLSNPEYKDTPMDIAQLPHLPEKASESSETSDSESDSKDTSEDNENSKSDEKGNQSENSEDPEPDRKKSGSACDNDMNCNDDGHSSSNPDSRDSDDSFEHSDFEHPKAAEDGFGALGSMQIKVERYVESEADLRLQPCESLTSDSAKDSDSATEAGAQASSKHQKRKRRRKRQKGGSTSRRRLSSASSPGLDAGLVEPPRLLSSPHSASVLKIKTEIAEPINFDNDSSIWNYPPNREISRNESPYSMTKPPTSEHFPSPQGQGGSSGGGGALHVTIPDSVLTPPGADGTAGRKTQFSGTAPVASDPLSPPLSASPRDKHPGGGAGSGGSGPGTSNSLLYTGDLEALQRLQAGNVVLPLVHRVTGTLAATSTAAQRVYTTGTIRYAPAEVTLAMQGNLLPNAHAVNFVDVNSPGFGLDPKTPMEMLYHHVHRLNMSGPFGSAVSAASLTQMPGGNVFTTAEGLFSTLPFPVYSNGIHAAQTLERKED
- the Npas3 gene encoding neuronal PAS domain-containing protein 3 isoform X5, with protein sequence MIRIFPDFSVQVTAAAAGGAAAGVPAGAGMGRAGAAANGTPQNVQGITSYQQRITAQHPLPNQSECRKIYRYDGIYCESTYQNLQALRKEKSRDAARSRRGKENFEFYELAKLLPLPAAITSQLDKASIIRLTISYLKMRDFANQGDPPWNLRMEGPPPNTSVKVIGAQRRRSPSALAIEVFEAHLGSHILQSLDGFVFALNQEGKFLYISETVSIYLGLSQVELTGSSVFDYVHPGDHVEMAEQLGMKLPPGRGLLSQGTTEDAASSASSSSQSETPEPVETTSPGLLTTDNTLERSFFIRMKSTLTKRGVHIKSSGYKVIHITGRLRLRVSLSHGRTVPSQIMGLVVVAHALPPPTINEVRIDCHMFVTRVNMDLNIIYCENRITDYMDLTPVDIVGKRCYHFIHAEDVEGIRHSHLDLLNKGQCVTKYYRWMQKNGGYIWIQSSATIAINAKNANEKNIIWVNYLLSNPEYKDTPMDIAQLPHLPEKASESSETSDSESDSKDTSGITEDNENSKSDEKGNQSENSEDPEPDRKKSGSACDNDMNCNDDGHSSSNPDSRDSDDSFEHSDFEHPKAAEDGFGALGSMQIKVERYVESEADLRLQPCESLTSDSAKDSDSATEAGAQASSKHQKRKRRRKRQKGGSTSRRRLSSASSPGLDAGLVEPPRLLSSPHSASVLKIKTEIAEPINFDNDSSIWNYPPNREISRNESPYSMTKPPTSEHFPSPQGQGGSSGGGGALHVTIPDSVLTPPGADGTAGRKTQFSGTAPVASDPLSPPLSASPRDKHPGGGAGSGGSGPGTSNSLLYTGDLEALQRLQAGNVVLPLVHRVTGTLAATSTAAQRVYTTGTIRYAPAEVTLAMQGNLLPNAHAVNFVDVNSPGFGLDPKTPMEMLYHHVHRLNMSGPFGSAVSAASLTQMPGGNVFTTAEGLFSTLPFPVYSNGIHAAQTLERKED
- the Npas3 gene encoding neuronal PAS domain-containing protein 3 isoform X9; the encoded protein is MAPTKPSFQQDPSRRERITAQHPLPNQSECRKIYRYDGIYCESTYQNLQALRKEKSRDAARSRRGKENFEFYELAKLLPLPAAITSQLDKASIIRLTISYLKMRDFANQGDPPWNLRMEGPPPNTSVKGIQMWKSELCMRKTPCEVIGAQRRRSPSALAIEVFEAHLGSHILQSLDGFVFALNQEGKFLYISETVSIYLGLSQVELTGSSVFDYVHPGDHVEMAEQLGMKLPPGRGLLSQGTTEDAASSASSSSQSETPEPVETTSPGLLTTDNTLERSFFIRMKSTLTKRGVHIKSSGYKVIHITGRLRLRVSLSHGRTVPSQIMGLVVVAHALPPPTINEVRIDCHMFVTRVNMDLNIIYCENRITDYMDLTPVDIVGKRCYHFIHAEDVEGIRHSHLDLLNKGQCVTKYYRWMQKNGGYIWIQSSATIAINAKNANEKNIIWVNYLLSNPEYKDTPMDIAQLPHLPEKASESSETSDSESDSKDTSGITEDNENSKSDEKGNQSENSEDPEPDRKKSGSACDNDMNCNDDGHSSSNPDSRDSDDSFEHSDFEHPKAAEDGFGALGSMQIKVERYVESEADLRLQPCESLTSDSAKDSDSATEAGAQASSKHQKRKRRRKRQKGGSTSRRRLSSASSPGLDAGLVEPPRLLSSPHSASVLKIKTEIAEPINFDNDSSIWNYPPNREISRNESPYSMTKPPTSEHFPSPQGQGGSSGGGGALHVTIPDSVLTPPGADGTAGRKTQFSGTAPVASDPLSPPLSASPRDKHPGGGAGSGGSGPGTSNSLLYTGDLEALQRLQAGNVVLPLVHRVTGTLAATSTAAQRVYTTGTIRYAPAEVTLAMQGNLLPNAHAVNFVDVNSPGFGLDPKTPMEMLYHHVHRLNMSGPFGSAVSAASLTQMPGGNVFTTAEGLFSTLPFPVYSNGIHAAQTLERKED